The Drosophila subobscura isolate 14011-0131.10 chromosome A, UCBerk_Dsub_1.0, whole genome shotgun sequence genome includes the window TCAAGTGTGGCTCAAAGATGGCCTTGCGTTTGGTGGACATTGAGGCGATGCAGTTGAGCACCACGCTCTGCACCTCCTTGTGGGAGCGCAGCAGGCGAATGAGCGCCTTGGCAATCAATTGCACCTCGTTGCGGGGCGCCACATGATGGTAGAGCTGGGCCACGGCCATCACCACAGAGGCGTTGCGCGACTGCAGCAACGGCTTGGtctggcgcagcagcaggcggtggtCCACATCGATgtggtagctgctgctgggggagCTGGGAGTTCcgccgttgttgctgctgctgtttgcagGCCGCGATTTCGTCTTCTCGTCATCGCTGGAGCCGTCGTCGCTGTTGGAGGAGTTGGAGTTGTTCGATGACTCGTCGTAGAATCTCTCATTGTGCGGCGCCTCGCTGGCGCCGTCGAGCAGCTCCTCGTCGGCATTCGGATCGACGAACTGTGTGCGGGCATAGCGGGTCAGCATATTGATGATTATCACCTGACCCCACTCGTCCACGTCCACCAGCAGGTTGCACAGCTTGCGATAGTTCTTATGGATGAGATCTACGCGTTCCGGGCAGACCTGAAATCACACAGTGATGGGAAAGTCATCAGACTGCCATGAACTGGAATTAGGAAGCGGCTTACCTCGTCGAAGGCCATCACCGCTGACCCCACCACCAGTGTGGTGCGGTCCGAGAGCAGCTTCTCGATCACCATGACCAGCTCGTCTTTTTGATCGGCGTCCAGCGAGTACAGTTTGGGTATGGCATGGGCCGCGGTCTTGCGGACATACGGACTCAGATCGGCGGCGCTGTCACGTATGGCCAACATAACAATCGGCACTATCATGCTCACCCGAATGGAGGACAGCACCCGCAGGGCCGAGGCTCGGATCAGCTGATTGGGGTCTTTGAGCGCACGCTGGAATGTGGAAATGGAGAGCAGGGCCaggtcctgctgctcctcggcaTAGCGCACCAGGTAGACATAGACGAGCTTCTTCACCTCGATGTTCTTCGAGACGACGTTCTTGACGACGGCCGGAAAGAGGTCACTGGCGTCGCGGCCACGCGCAATCATGCCAATGATACGCTTCATGGCCTCCAGCTTGAGGCCGTCCTTATTGCTGTCCAGCATCTGTTTGAGGTCATCGTGCTTGCGGCCATCGGTCTGGAAGAAGGCTGCCCCGCTGGCTGGATCGGCGCCGAACTCCACGTCCAGCCCCATCTGCGGCCGGTCCACGTAGGTGGCCATCGAAAACGGATTGCTGGCCGCGTTCTGTTGCATCTTCCTAactgctgcgctgctctgctctaatTTTTGCCACTCGAcctatgtacgtacgtacgtactCTACTTTACGTGTGCTGTGCTATGCTTTGTGTGGGCGTGCGAAAATGGTGAAAGAACGCGTTGTGGGGGATGGTGTAGCGCGGTCGTGGGCCTGAAACCTGCAAACGGGGGGGGGCAGCTGTTACTTCGATTTGCCACGCGCCGTGATACGTGAAGAGGCAACTACAGTTATTCtgtgagaaaaaaaaattccGTAAGttaaagcattttaattttacaagAACTAAAGGCTGCGAAACTATCGATAAGCCCACTTTCACCATCTTTGGCCAGCACAAGGGAAAGCGCTGATCGCCTGAAGGTGGCGCAAACAAGTGAAGGAGTCAATCGTGATGACGTCACAACGCCACAGCTAAATATATTAAGCTGCAATCAATGCGCAATGTGCCTTTATTGGAATAAAGGCagtagaaataaaaataaaaaaattgcattaaaacaTCAAGTATTTGATTGTGTACAGCTTAATATCGTAATAGTCATGTATCACCTGTGCAAGGTGGATTGACTGGCAGACAGATGGCGATATACCGCGCCGGCACATCGATATCGTTTGATTGATATCGACATACGGTCTGTCATCTTCAATTTGAGTTTGAGGGCAAAATAAATGGTTCGCTAACTAAACAGGCGAAAAAATACGCAAAAGGGACTGTTGGTAGCGCGCAGTCGAGCAGCAAACAAGATGAACTTTCCGCTGTCCAACGCCAACAAGGACACCTTGCGAGCGGCGTGCAAAAAATGCGGCTACGCAGGTCACCTGACTTACCAATGCCGCAATTTTCTCAAGGTAAGCAAAAGCCGCATGTTTGGCAACGTTGCCTTTGTCCCCCCGCCCGCAATAAACAAGCCTcctgcctcgctctctctctcttcaggTAGACCCCAACAAGGAGATACTGCTCGATGTGGAGAGCACCAGCTCCGACTCCGAATTGGACTACCTGACGCCGCTCACTGAGCTGCGGGCCAAGGAGCTGAAAGGCGGCGTCGAGGCGACAGctgcactgccgccgccgccaacaaCAATCACGACGACCACGAGTGCTGCACGCAAAGAAGATaagaagcgcagcagcagcagcagctcgaagaGGAACAAAAAGGCGGCGCTGGAGGCCACTGacacgaaacaaacaaaatcagtGCGGCACAAGAagcgcaagaagaagaagagcaagagcaagaagCACAAGAAGAGCTCTGAGGGCGGCGGCAAGACGAACAGCAGTAAgtcggacagcagcagcggcgccaaCAGAGAGCTGGCCAAGAAACACAGCAGCAGTCTCAGTAGCACAAGGAAAACGAAGCGCCGTCGCTCTTCCAGCACATCATCTTCCTCATCGTCGGACAGCTCCACATCGGAGTCATCCAGCAGCGACACTGAGTCGGACTCCAGCGACAACGAGGAGTCGAGCACCAGCGAATCGGACGAATACGGACGCAAGAAGAAGCGGCAGGGCAAGTACAAGCGCAAGGCGGAGGAAATAGCCATGCTGCGTCGCAAGAAGACCAAGGTGAAGCGCAAGCGTCACCGTGCCGGCGGGTCGAGTGCCCCAGCTGCAAGCAGCTACCTGAGCAGCCTCAGCGATAGCGACACCTACTAACTACATTAACTATTGCAGGATGAATGActgccgccagcagctgtgGTGCTGCAATTGCTGtgggctggctgtggctttggctgtgttGCCTGCCCAAAGCACTATCCGTATCTAGTTTGATTTCCGATTAGATGTAAGCAACGAAGATGCTGCGACGAGTTATATATTAGGCCATAAGTTAGTTTGTCAAACTGTCGGAGccgacaacagacaacagagtCAATCAGAGTACGCGACCGATGGATGCGGATCGTAATCGGGATCACAGTCGGATGGACTAACGTGCACTTCCACAGTGACAAGAATCACTACCTTTATACATACGAGTACTACCTTGTTTATACGACGCTAAAGATACACTAACTGATGATCATAACGATAGCGATATTGAGCGAAACCTTCTGAGCGAAATCAGAGGCCAACCAAAACGTTATCAATTTTGTAGACTGCCGGATGAAGCCAATTCCGAGctccaaaacaaacaaaaactgaaccCTAGACTTGTCCTAGCCCCTAGATTTAAGCAACCACAAGAAACTGCATAAATTGTGCAGCAaatacaaagcaaacaaaaaaacaaaaaaccaagcAAAATCCACCAAATTGTGTTTATAATTTGCATTGCGGCATAATACATGAGGAAAAcatatttaatacaaaaatgtagCATTGCTTGCCCTgtctcttctcctctctctctctctctttaatgTCCGTTTCTGTGAGCAGCCGCATCTGGTGCCGCCGTCGTCTGCTCCATGGCACTTTGGATCGACGCCACCTGACGCTTCAGCACATTTATGAGGCTTGCGGACTGCTCGCAATTGGGGCAGCTAGTGCTGGCGGAGGTGGAGTTGCTGTTGACCTGATCGTACGCATTGCTGGCCATTGCCACCAgcagggctgcgttctgctgttTCAGCTCTTTATTCAGCTCAACGAGGGCGCTGTTCGATGTGCGAAGCTCTTCCAGGTCCTGCTCTTTGGCGCGCATGCTCTTCACCAGCGTGCGGTTCTCACGCTTGAGGTTGAGCATCTTCTGCTCCAGCTCGATCATCTCGTCCTCGCTGTCATTTGTGTTCTGCTGCCTATCATTCAGCTgggtgctgccactgctgctacCGGCGCCGCTCACCAAGCGATGCATCGCCTGCAGTATGGTGTCCATTTTCTTGTCCATGTCGTTGCCCGAGTCCATCTTGGCGACCATTAGGCTGCCGTGaatcgtgctgctgctggcgctgctgctgtgactgaGTCCAATGGCACGCGGCACCGGTGTCATTATAACATCGTCCACCAATGAACATTCCTCGGATGGCAGCTGGTTTGTGCTTACACTCGGACCAAGACGGGACcgaggctgcggctgcggctgcggaggctgcacttgcacctgcacctgcagctgTGACGACTTCTTTGGCTTGCTGTCCTGATCCGAgatcgaggaggagctgcagctagACACGACACCGGTCAATGGCAGATCGTATTTGCGCAAGGCCTGAATGATGTCCTGCTCATCGGCGTCCTGGTCGAAGCGCAGGCTCCAGAAGCGACGGTCATCAGCGTAGAACTGTATGTAGGACTCGCGCTCAATCACAGATGCGTTCGGTGCCGTTAGCACCACGCTGGCCAGCACCTTGGTCTTTGTCTTGTACAGAATCAGCTTGGCGATGCCATCGCCGTGCAGGGAAAGGGCCACGCCCACGCGACCCACATCATCGCTACCACTGAACGCGTGCGCCACCTTGGCTATTACAGTGGTCCAGACGCCGGGCTCCACATTCCACTTCTGGCCGAGCGCGGACCTGGgcttctctttgttttctattttctgttGATGTCTTTCCTGCTTCTGGGCCGACGACGGCTGGTAGCGCATGTTGCGGGACTCGTTCTGCAGCGGCTTGACGTCATCCTCGAAGATCTGGCTCAGGTTACGTGGGCCATTGTTGCTGAAGAGGAACATATAACCAGATTAGAGCGGTGGGCGAACAGGGACAGGATTCCTTTTGGTTTGCGCACTCACCTGCGCAGGCTGTCGAAGAATTCGTCATATAATTTGTCACCAGCCTGCTCCATGCTCATTCCGTTCTCGCTGGGCTCATCAACTGCGGCAAGGATTAGTGTCCACTTTGTTAGAATTcagtttatatttaaaatgtttatatttctTGTGTTAGCGCTGGTAAATATGTATTGATATATATaccaatatatcgatatatattttttgtgttgataATATATTTGTGGGTGACATTGCTGTTGTACTGGCGATGATATTAATATCGGTTCTTAGCTATtgatattaatttaaatatttcatttataatttataatttgtgttCCCTGTTCAAACACATACCCAGTTTGACCGCTGTACCGCGACATCcgatatcgatatatcgatggATTTGTGTGTTGAACCTGTTGAATAAACAATTCATCGTTTAAGGTCCGTACAAACGAGACAGCTGCAGCCTCGTAGCTTACCTCTTAAACAGATCTTTAATAAAAACCTTGGCCATATAGCCTAATGCCTGTTAACTGATTATGTTTGGTAAAAGGTACAGCTGCAATTTTGTTAGCGCTCTTTGCCCGTATTCTGGTATTACAAAACTATTTGTagtaaaataaacatttatgtgTACAATATGTGGACAGTTTTTTGTCTGTGTTTACtattcgaattcgaattccCATGATTGGGATGGTGACTTCCCTCTGAGCGGTTGCTAAATAACTAATTTCACTACAAACGAAATGCGAAAACTGTGCGTGGACCGACACTGACCCCCTGGTCAATGCATTGCCGACTAATGCCAAAGATAATGCTCTTACCCCGGGATTTGGGTTGATTAACTTTCAAGATGATGCATGGAATCTTATCAGTTGGGCGGTGGCAGTAGTGGCAGAAAGTGTTTCGTTTGTGGTGGGTGCCGAAATGGGTTGGAAATCAGAGCAGAACCCACCCGGTATGCAGCGGAATCCCAGCTCAAGGGTCGGCGAATTTCACAATGAGTCCATTCCGTCCAACCTTTCGAAGGCCATCACACGGAGAATTCGTGCGAACGACGTATTTGCTCCCATCCCATCTGATAAGCGAGAGAGATCGCATCATTTACCATTTGTTCAAGTGCGTTCATCGATAAGGCACAGCCCCCGTGCACGAAGGAGGATGGAGCTACCACATAGAGCTATAAAGCGGCCCGTGTCCAGTCGAATCGTCTCAGTTAGATCTCGGTCTTCCAGCGAGAGAGCTCTAATCCAATCTCTTCCAGcatctgttttctttttgtgcgtgtgtgtgtgtgtgtttgcgtgtgtgttcaAGTGATAAGAGCCGTTCGTGAGAGGGAGATCGAGTTACGTAAAGCCCTCCCCGATTTCCAgagcaaagcacacacaaacatttgaaATGGAAGTGCCGCCGCCTTTGGTCCTCAAGCGTCCGCTATATGTCCCCAGCAAGACGCTGATGGGGCCAGGACCCTCGAATTGCTCCCATCGAGTGCTGGAGGCCATGAGCAATCCGGTCCTGGGCCACATGCATCCGGAATGCTTGCAGGTGGGTACCGTCTCTATGTCGCAAGATCTGAGTGGGTGCAAAAGGGTTCTCAGGTCTTGCACGAATGTTCTGCACTGTTTTGATGGCTGCTCCAGTTACCTTATCAGCAGGCCTGGCCTGATACATTGAGATACAATGGATGGAGGGGGGATGGAGGGTGGGGATTGGTCAGAGATTACCCAAGTCAGCATCATCTTTAGCAGGCAATGTACTCGAATGCAACGATCTCTCCATCAGACtgcgaagcagcagcagccccactTGTACACTTCGAAATGAAGACAGGATGGGGGGGACCGAGGCTGGCAGAGATCTAACAAAAGATCAGGCTGTAGCTCGTCTAGACAGCTGTGGCTCCATTTGGCATCCAAAGTACATGCCGATTGTTCCTTTCCTCTTCACAGATTATGGACGAGGTTAAGGAGGGCATCAAGTACATCTTCCAGACACTAAACGATGCCACCATGTGCATCAGCGGGGCTGGCCATGCCGGCATGGAGGCGTCACTCTGCAATCTGATCGAGGACGGGGACGTTGTGCTCTTGGGCGTCACCGGCGTCTGGGGACATCGGGCCGCAGACATGGCCCGACGGTATGGCGCCGATGTGCGCTACGTGGAGGCCAGCTTTGGGCGCGCCCTAAGCCAGGAGGAGATCAAGTTCGCCTTCGAGACACACCGGCCGCGCGTCTTCTTTGTTGCCCAGGGCGACTCGTCGACGGGCATCATTCAGCAGAATATCCGCGAGCTCGGCGAGCTGTGCCGACAGTTCGACTGCTTCCTGGTGGTGGACACTGTGGCCTCGCTGGGCGGCACCGAGTTCCTAATGGACGAGTGGAAGGTGGATGTGGTGTACACGGGCTCGCAGAAGTCGCTCGGCGGCCCAGCCGGCCTCACGCCCATCTCCTTCAGCAAGCGCGCCCTCACACACATCAAGCAGCGCAAGAGCAAGCCAAAGGTGTACTACTTCGACATCCTGCTCATCGGCCAGTACTGGGGCTGCTACGGCACGCCGCGCATCTACCATCACACCATTTCGTCCACGCTGCTGTACGGACTGCGGGAGGCTCTCGCGCACTTCTGTGCCGTGGGACTGAAGGCGGTGGTGCGACGCCACCAGGAGTGCTCGCGTCGCCTGCAGCTGGGCATCGAGGAGCTCGGCCTCGAGATGTTTGTGCAGCGCGAGGACGAGCGCCTGCCCACCGTCAATACCATCAAAGTGCCGTTCGGCGTCGACTGGAAGAAAGTGGCAGAGTACGCCATGCGCAAGTGAGTAGAGAAACCAAAACTCTTGGAGCATAGTCCAGTTCTTCCTCCAAACTAACCCAATCCATGGCTTACCACAGATATAGCGTGGAGATCAGCGGCGGCCTGGGGCCCACTGTGGAGCACGTCTTTCGCATTGGCCTCATGGGCGAAAATGCCACAGTGGAGCGCGTGGACATGGTCCTCAGCATTCTGCACGAGGCCATTCAGAGCATCAAGCTGCGGGCTGTTAAGGCGGAACGTTCCAAAATATGATTCCCTTCCCCATTAGTTGTAATTGTtcctataaataaaatatcccTAAAAATAACTACTTTGGATTTACCGCTATGGCTGGTGCTGCCAGATGAAGCGGCACAGCTTCAAAGAGTTGCCAAACCAAGCCAAACTAAGTGGCAGAGCGTTGCCAGACCAAGCCTCTAAGCAGCAGAGCGTTGCCACCTGATACATTGAGATACAATGGATGGAGGGGGATGGAGGGTGGGGATTGGTCAGAGATTACCCAAGTCAGCATCATCTTTAGCAGGCAATGTACTCGAATGCAACGATCTCTCCATCAGACtgcgaagcagcagcagccccactTGTACACTTCGAAATGAAGACAGGATGGGGGACCGAGGCTGGCAGAGATCTAACAAAGATCAGGCTGTAGCTCGTCTGACAGCTGTGGCTCCATTTGGCATCCAAAGTACATCCGATTGTTCCTTTCCTCTTCACAGATTATGGACGAGGTTAAGGAGGGCATCAAGCCATCTTCCAGACACTAAACGATGCCACCATGTGCATCAGCGGGGCTGGCCATGCCGGCATGGAGGCGTCACTCTGCAATCTGATCGAGGACGGGGACGTTGTGCTCTTGGGCGTCACCGGCGTCTGGGGACATCGGGCCGCAGACATGGCCCGACGGTATGGCGCCGATGTGCGCTACGTGGAGGCCAGCTTTGGGCGCGCCCTAAGCCAGGAGGAGATCAAGTTCGCCTTCGAGACACACCGGCCGCGCGTCTTCTTTGTTGCCCAGGGCGACTCGTCGACGGGCATCATTCAGCAGAATATCCGCGAGCTCGGCGAGCTGTGCCGACAGTTCGACTGCTTCCTGGTGGTGGACACTGTGGCCTCGCTGGGCGGCACCGAGTTCCTAATGGACGAGTGGAAGGTGGATGTGGTGTACACGGGCTCGCAGAAGTCGCTCGGCGGCCCAGCCGGCCTCACGCCCATCTCCTTCAGCAAGCGCGCCCTCACACACATCAAGCAGCGCAAGAGCAAGCCAAAGGTGTACTACTTCGACATCCTGCTCATCGGCCAGTACTGGGGCTGCTACGGCACGCCGCGCATCTACCATCACACCATTTCGTCCACGCTGCTGTACGGACTGCGGGAGGCTCTCGCGCACTTCTGTGCCGTGGGACTGATAGGCGGTGGTGCGACGCCACCAGGAGTGCTCGCGTCGCCTGCAGCTGGGCATCGAGGAGCTCGGCCTCGAGATGTTTGTGCAGCGCGAGGACGAGCGCCTGCCCACCGTCAATACCATCAAAGTGCCGTTCGGCGTCGACTGGAAGAAAGTGGCAGAGTACGCCATGCGCAAGTGAGTAGAGAAACCAAAACTCTTGGAGCATAGTCCAGTTCTTCCTCCAAACTAACCCAATCCATGGCTTACCACAGATATAGCGTGGAGATCAGCGGCGGCCTGGGGCCCACTGTGGAGCACGTCTTTCGCATTGGCCTCATGGGCGAAAATGCCACAGTGGAGCGCGTGGACATGGTCCTCAGCATTCTGCACGAGGCCATTCAGAGCATCAAGCTGCGGGCTGTTAAGGCGGAACGTTCCAAAATATGATTCCCTTCCCCATTAGTTGTAATTGTtcctataaataaaatatcccTAAAAAATAACTACTTTGGATTTACCGCTATGGCTGGTGCTGCCAGATGAAGCGGCACAGCTTCAAAGAGTTGCCAAACCAAGCCAAACTAAGTGGCAGAGCGTTGCCAGACCAAGCCTCTAAGCAGCAGAGCGTTGCCATGCCAAGATGTTAGAGCGTTGCCACTCCAATCCATTAACCTGCAGCGCGCTTCCAGCTGTAGAGCTGTGGCGGGAGggcacattttgtttttgccaacaaaaaacatgtTTTATTCACagaaattacaacaaattgcTAATAACACCacattatattttattttaatgggACGCCACACATTTAACTGCTGCGTTCCTCAGAGTTCGCCGGCCGAACCTAAAAGTTCGATCAAAACAGATTCCATGGCCAAAATAGAAAGattaaattcatatttaagATCGAGTTCGAGCGTAAATCCATCCAAGCGATCAGTAAACATTCACTGCAATTTGCAGGCCATTCAATCACACAGCTGCCGCATGAAATACTCACAGACTGGCCATGGGCTTGACCCTTTTCGATTTGCTACAAAGATTTGTGATCACATGTAGGATACAactaataaattatttattgaacGCCAGCCTTAAGTGGTTGGCTCGTTCAAGCACTCGCAcgcacatacaaaaaaaatacaaaaaaattgtacaCTTAAAAGTTTATTGTTTCTCAGTGGACAGGCGCAAATAGTCAGTGCCCGTTCAAATCATTGAGTACATCAGTGTACTTAAAGTCTCCACCTTATAGCATAGATCTTGTACGCTGCTGTTGAGCTGTGATATCTAACCCTGCTTCTGGGCCAGCTCACGGGCCTTGGCGCGCTCCAGCTTGGCGATGCGGGCCAGACTCTTCGAGCCGAGGATGCCACCGCCCCAGTGACGACGGATCTCCTCGTGGCGCTCATTGAAGTTGGTCTTGACGGCCTCCAGGACCTTGCTGAAGTTGGCCTTGTCGTTGTTGTCAACGCTGGTCAGGGCCAGTGTGGTGCAGGTCTTGCGGCGGACGAGACGTCCCAGGCGAGCCTTGCCCTTCACAATGCAGTAGGGCACACCCATCTTGCGGCACAAGGCGGGCAGGAAGAGCACCAActgaaatgcaattgaaaacgGAAATTAGTTCGATCGCTCAAAGCACGTGTTCGTAGGGGAGGGTAAGTTTGCTTGGAAGTCGTGGGTCTCTGCTTGCCTCATTAGCCCACAGTCTGACCGTTCGGCCAAAAAGCGGCTAAGGGGGCACACAATCAGCTGTCAATTTTCCACATGGCGGGTGCCTCTCACACTCTGAGAGTGCGGGCGCCTTTCAGTTGAAGAAATTCAAAGT containing:
- the LOC117897352 gene encoding protein SREK1IP1 isoform X1, with amino-acid sequence MNFPLSNANKDTLRAACKKCGYAGHLTYQCRNFLKVDPNKEILLDVESTSSDSELDYLTPLTELRAKELKGGVEATAALPPPPTTITTTTSAARKEDKKRSSSSSSKRNKKAALEATDTKQTKSVRHKKRKKKKSKSKKHKKSSEGGGKTNSSKSDSSSGANRELAKKHSSSLSSTRKTKRRRSSSTSSSSSSDSSTSESSSSDTESDSSDNEESSTSESDEYGRKKKRQGKYKRKAEEIAMLRRKKTKVKRKRHRAGGSSAPAASSYLSSLSDSDTY
- the LOC117897352 gene encoding protein SREK1IP1 isoform X2, with the protein product MNFPLSNANKDTLRAACKKCGYAGHLTYQCRNFLKVDPNKEILLDVESTSSDSELDYLTPLTELRAKELKGGVEATAALPPPPTTITTTTSAARKEDKKRSSSSSSKRNKKAALEATDTKQTKSVRHKKRKKKKSKSKKHKKSSEGGGKTNSSKSDSSSGANRELAKKHSSSLSSTRKTKRRRSSSTSSSSSSDSSTSESSSSDTESDSSDNEESSTSESDEYGRKKKRQGKYKRKAEEIAMLRRKKTKDE
- the LOC117897345 gene encoding uncharacterized protein LOC117897345, producing the protein MSMEQAGDKLYDEFFDSLRSNNGPRNLSQIFEDDVKPLQNESRNMRYQPSSAQKQERHQQKIENKEKPRSALGQKWNVEPGVWTTVIAKVAHAFSGSDDVGRVGVALSLHGDGIAKLILYKTKTKVLASVVLTAPNASVIERESYIQFYADDRRFWSLRFDQDADEQDIIQALRKYDLPLTGVVSSCSSSSISDQDSKPKKSSQLQVQVQVQPPQPQPQPRSRLGPSVSTNQLPSEECSLVDDVIMTPVPRAIGLSHSSSASSSTIHGSLMVAKMDSGNDMDKKMDTILQAMHRLVSGAGSSSGSTQLNDRQQNTNDSEDEMIELEQKMLNLKRENRTLVKSMRAKEQDLEELRTSNSALVELNKELKQQNAALLVAMASNAYDQVNSNSTSASTSCPNCEQSASLINVLKRQVASIQSAMEQTTAAPDAAAHRNGH
- the LOC117900294 gene encoding serine--pyruvate aminotransferase, mitochondrial-like, with the protein product MEVPPPLVLKRPLYVPSKTLMGPGPSNCSHRVLEAMSNPVLGHMHPECLQIMDEVKEGIKYIFQTLNDATMCISGAGHAGMEASLCNLIEDGDVVLLGVTGVWGHRAADMARRYGADVRYVEASFGRALSQEEIKFAFETHRPRVFFVAQGDSSTGIIQQNIRELGELCRQFDCFLVVDTVASLGGTEFLMDEWKVDVVYTGSQKSLGGPAGLTPISFSKRALTHIKQRKSKPKVYYFDILLIGQYWGCYGTPRIYHHTISSTLLYGLREALAHFCAVGLKAVVRRHQECSRRLQLGIEELGLEMFVQREDERLPTVNTIKVPFGVDWKKVAEYAMRKYSVEISGGLGPTVEHVFRIGLMGENATVERVDMVLSILHEAIQSIKLRAVKAERSKI
- the LOC117894573 gene encoding LOW QUALITY PROTEIN: serine--pyruvate aminotransferase, mitochondrial-like (The sequence of the model RefSeq protein was modified relative to this genomic sequence to represent the inferred CDS: deleted 1 base in 1 codon), whose amino-acid sequence is MCISGAGHAGMEASLCNLIEDGDVVLLGVTGVWGHRAADMARRYGADVRYVEASFGRALSQEEIKFAFETHRPRVFFVAQGDSSTGIIQQNIRELGELCRQFDCFLVVDTVASLGGTEFLMDEWKVDVVYTGSQKSLGGPAGLTPISFSKRALTHIKQRKSKPKVYYFDILLIGQYWGCYGTPRIYHHTISSTLLYGLREALAHFCAVGLIGVVRRHQECSRRLQLGIEELGLEMFVQREDERLPTVNTIKVPFGVDWKKVAEYAMRKYSVEISGGLGPTVEHVFRIGLMGENATVERVDMVLSILHEAIQSIKLRAVKAERSKI